Below is a window of Candidatus Woesearchaeota archaeon DNA.
CTGTTTTGTCATTAGTTGGTCCAAAATAATTTGTAAGTCCAAAATCATTTCTACCAATTATTGCATTTTCGGGAATTTCATTTTCTTTAATTAATTTAGTTGATGCTGGTATGTTCCAGACTATCCAGTGATTTTCATTACTTTTTGTTATGTCATTAAATACTAATAATAAACTTTTTGTTCCTGTTGGTACTGATATAATTTGAACTTGTGGACTTATATTTTGTGTATCACAACTATATTTTTTAGGTATAAATCCATTGTTAAAACTTTGAGTACTAATTGATAGAGTTTCCATGTAAATCACCTTTGTGATATTTGTCATGGATTTCAGTATTTTTATAGTTTGCTATTAATAAATTTAAATTTTAAATTTTTATTTTTTTTTAGAAGTAGGTTTTGTTTTTGTAGCAGGTTTCTTCTTAACTACTGCTTTTTTCACAGGAGCAGCTTTTTTTTTAGCTTCATCATGTACTAGATGTCTTAGAACTTCTAATTCTAATTCTATTTTATCTATTTTTTTACCAATTTTTATTGATAAGTCATCTTCTTTCATTGAGTATTTAACCCAGTTTGCAAAATCGTTCTTTGCTTCATTTACATGATGTTTTAATGTTTCATGAGTCATATCTTTAAGGTTCTTTGCAAATCCTTTCAAATTGTTAAAAGTCTTTCCATTTTCTAGGTAAAATGTTTTATTTTCCGCCATTTTAATTATTTCTTGATTTTATTTATAATTAAGTTTTTATAACTAATTTTGAGTAGAGAAAAAAAATGAAAAGTTAAAAGTTGAATAAATCTTTTTCTATATAAGATTTACAATGAATTTTTGTTAAAGGTCCATATTGAGCTAAATTTGTTTTTTCAATACTAATTATTTGTGATTCAGTAGGATGTGTTTGAAGGTGATCTCTTGTTGTGAATAAATCTTTTTCACTAATTTTCTCATTTAGAATTTTCTCCATTAATCTTAGTGTATTTGGGTAGTTATGTTCAAGAGAACTATTTACAAAGACACATTTTGAACAGTAAGGTTCTTTTAATTCTTCTCTAAGTCTTTTTTTTGCATCAATTATCATGTTTGTATCATGGGTAGTATAGCCAGTTGATACTGGATTGAAATAAGAAATTTGATTTCTTTTAATTGAAGTTTGTTGATTTTGCATTATACTTAGTTTATTTAAATATGATTTATAAATACTGTCATAGTGTTAGTTATTTTTCACTTCAATTGTAAATTATTGGTTTTGATAGGTATTTTCTAGATTATTTTTCTGGAATTATTATTGCAGATATTATGTAAAAGATTATTCCAGGTAATATTCCAGTTACTATTAGGATTAAAATGAATATTAATCTGATTACTGTTGGGTCTGTTTCAATATATTCAGCAAAGCCACCACAAACTCCAGCTATTACTCTTTGATTTTTTGAACGATATAGTTTCTTAATTTTTCTAGACATTATTTTCACCAGAATTTAGATGTATTTTTTAATTTATAAAATATTTGATTTTAAAGTATAGTTGTGGACATAAACCTTTTAGTAAATAATTTTTTTAAAAAAAACCTTTACTTGGTTATAAGTAAAGTTTATATATGAATTAGTTTGTTTTTTGTTATGGATAAAAAATATGATTATCAATGGGAATATTTATATGATAATCAAAAACCAATGAAAGATTTGAGTTTATGGGATAGTAATTTTGGTGTTAAAATTATTGAAAGGGATGTTTTAGGTGTTGCTAGTAAGGTTAAACTTTCACTTCTTATTGATAATTCAAATTTAGATATTTTTGTTGTTGGTAATTTTAATGATTGGGGTAAGAATGATTTGAACAAATATAAGTTAAAGCATGATGAACATAGTATTTTTGCGTATATTGTTTTGAATAATCTTAAGCATAAGGATGAGTATAAATTTTTAGTAGTGGATAAACAAAAGAAATTTTATATTCAAGATCCTGCTGGAGCTTATTTCTCAGATTCCGGAAATACTATTTTTTGGGATTTTGAAGATCCATCTAGTTATAAACAAGAATATAGTTTTGTTGATACTTTTAATCGAGCAGTTAAAATTTTACAGACAGATTTACCTGGACTTGTTTCGCATTTTGCAGATAAGAAAGGTGTTTGCGCTAGAGATGTTTCACAGAAGAGTTTGTATGAGTTTATTGCTGAGAGCTCAGTTATTGATGAGATAAAGAAGCAAGGATATAATTCAGTACAATTTTTACCTTTTGCTCAAAGTATAGATGGTTCTAATTGGAAGTTTAGATATCTTGTTCCTTTTCAATATGCAATTCAGAAGAATTGGGGGAATCCTGATGAGTTCGCTTATATGATTGATATGTTTCATAAGGCAGGAATTGCAGTTATTGGAGATTTTGTTTTAGGTCATCTACCTCATAAAGATTATAATATTTTTGGACAGTCTTGTAGTGAACATGGGATTCATCATTGGAAGAAAAAAGATGGTACTTATTTGTATTTGAAGGATGAGACTTCTTGGGGTACTATGAGAATTGATTTTGACAATAATTATGTTAGGGATTTCTTTACTAGTTCTTGTTTGCATTTTATGAAGCATTACAAAATTGATGGGTTTAGAATTGATAATGTTGATGGTATTATTAGATATGGTCAAAATGGAGATGGTGATGAGAGACCTAATGGTAGGAATTTCTTGCGTGAGTTGAATTCAAGTATTTATGATTATAATCCTTCTGCACTTATTCATTTTGAAGCGCATTATTATTTTGATGATAATGCTAAGATGCTTGTTGCTCCAATTGAGAGTAATCCTAGAGCACTTGGTGCTAGTGCTTATAATAGTTCAAGATTGACTTATTTTTTTCATAAAGATTTCATGTTTAAAGGTGGGAATGATATTTCTATTTGGAGAGTTAAACATATTATGGAAGAAAAAGAATGGGGAAGGTCTAATTCAACTGTTGCTGATTTTCATAATCATGATGCTGCAGCAGGACTTATGGCTATGAGATGTACTGGGGCTTATGCTTATGATTGTATGACTGAGGGAAGTTTTTCTAATCATATTCATGCTGTTGGTAAAATTAAAGTAATGGAGGCAATTATTGCTTTTGGTTGCGAAGGTAGAATTCTTGATTTAGCGCAAACATTTTTATTACAACCAGGAACTTTTGAACATGATTCTTCTATTAGATGGTATCTAACTTTTAATCAAGCAAATAAGGCTCTTTTTGATTTTAAGAGAGATGTTAATTTGATTATGGATGAGAGCGCTTTCTGGCCAGTTAATGTTAGAGGTAGAGAATATCTAAATGTTGATGATAAGAGTAAGGTTTTAGTTATTAAGAGGGAGTCTGATGAGGGTGAGTTCATTGTAGTGATTAATACCGGAGGAAATATTATTCATAATTATAAGGTTGGAGTAAAGTCTGAGGAAAATTATAAGTGTGTATTTAATTCAGATGATTTGAAATATGCTGGTATGGGTCTTGCAAATTATTCTGTTGAATTAGTTAATCGTGAGTCTAAGAATTTTGAAGTTTTAGATAGGGAAGTTGAACTTGCAAGTTTAGCTCCTTATGGAGTTGTTGTTTTGAAGAGAGTTTTATGATGAAATCAAAGAATATATTTATTTTAATGTTTTTATTTGTGTTTTTGGTTAGTTTTACTTATTCTGTAGATTATGATTATAATAATTATATTGTTAAGTGTAATATTCCTGCAAAATTCTTTAAACAAAGTTTTACTTGTTTGAATGATAATTGTTCTTATAAGTTTGAGAATCAAGGGGAAGTTTTAGTTAGTACTTCTTTAAATGATTCTAATTATGTTTTTAAGAATTTTTTTAGACTTGAGGATATTGATTATAATTTAGATCTTATTGATAATATTTGTGAAGATTCTATTTCGGATTCAACTATTGAGATGATTTCAAATGAATTGAGTCTTCAAAAGAAGATTTATGTTGATGATGAGTTAGTGATTTTCCCAATTCAAGAGGATTATTTGAAGACTTTTAATGTGAAAGAGTCAAAGTATAATCTTAATTTTAAAAACTGCTATGATATAGACTCAGAGAATTTTGATGGTTGGATGTTTGAGACTAGAGAGTTTAGAGATTATTGTTATTTGGATGATTTAAATGAGACTCAAATTTCTCAACGAAAGTTTTTTGTTTATTTAGTTAAGAATCCATCTTCATATATTTTCTATTATTTTGTATTGTTTATGATTTTTAGTTTTAGTTTGTTGATTTTACATAGATTTAAGATTGATTTGTATAGGAAAGGGATTTTAAAAAGATTTTTTAGAATTGATAGAACTAAACTTCGAGTTTTTGGTATTTTATTTTTACCTTTTATGTATGTATGGGGGATTTTCATTAATTTTATATTTTATGAGTTTTATGTAGTTATTTTTGGTTTGAAAGAAATTTTAGGATTTATTGGTGTTTTAGTTTTGTATTATTTTAGTTTAGTTATTGTTTATCATTTTGGCAAGGGAGATTGATAGAAAATACCTTGAACACTATCTGGAGTGTATAGACCTTTAAAAAAACTATAACTTTTAGTAGTGTTTTCTTCATTAAGAACATTATCAAATGGGATTTTGTTTTGAGTTAGGTATGTTTCAAATTCTTTATTGCTTTGAAATAGTTCTCTAAGCTCAATATTTATTATTAAGGATGACTTTTTTGGAAATCTTATACTGACTATATTTGAGTCAGTATCTTGCAGGTCGTAAATAATTTTAGCTAAGCCACTTGCTTCTTTACTAATACCTTTTGATTCTAATAATAAGTCATAAATGTTTTGAGACATATATAGAATAGTTTTTTAGATTATATAACTTTTGTGATTAGATTTTAATAATATGTTGATTAATGTAATTTCAAGTATTTTTATGTAAAACTTTTTATACTAATAAATTTGTAATTTAGTAGATGTCAAAAAAGAAGAATATTTTTTATGATAAGGATTTAATGTTTAGTTACGATTTTAATAGAAAATTGTTTTTGAATTTTGCATATTTTTTTGGTTTTATCCTTTTTGTTAGTTTTATTTTGTATTATGTTTTTTCTATTAGAATTTCTAATAATTTATTTTCAATTATTGTTAATGGTTTCTTTTCGCATATTTACCTACAATTAAAAAGTACTACTTTTTTGGGGGCATTTTATACAACTTTATTTGGTGGTTTGTTTTTTGTTTTTGTTCCTTTAGAAATTATTTTTGTTGCTTTTTTGAGGGCTGAACATAATCCTATCTCGATTATTTTACTTTTTATTTTAGGTTTGGTTATTTCTTACTCAATAAATTATGAAATAGGTATGCGATTAGGAAATATTTCTAAGAAAATTATTTCTATTAAAAAGTTCTATAAAATTAAAAGTATGGTTAATCGTTATGGTGTTTACGCAATTTTTGTGTTTAATGTTTTGCCTTTGCCTTCGCAACCTTTGTCTACAATTTTAGGGGTTTTTAAGTATAGTCGAAATAAATTCTATATTTTTTTCATTTTGGGTCAATTAATTAAGTTTTCGATGATTACTTTGGGATATATTTATATATCATAAACACAAATTATTTTTAGGTGGCAAAAATGTTTAAGAAAGAAGTATCTATAGTTTCGCAAAATATTAAAAATATGGAGGAAACTAATAAGTTTGGTTCTTATTTGGGAAAGAGAGTTTATTCTAAGTCTGGGGAGTATGTTGGGAA
It encodes the following:
- a CDS encoding VTT domain-containing protein translates to MSKKKNIFYDKDLMFSYDFNRKLFLNFAYFFGFILFVSFILYYVFSIRISNNLFSIIVNGFFSHIYLQLKSTTFLGAFYTTLFGGLFFVFVPLEIIFVAFLRAEHNPISIILLFILGLVISYSINYEIGMRLGNISKKIISIKKFYKIKSMVNRYGVYAIFVFNVLPLPSQPLSTILGVFKYSRNKFYIFFILGQLIKFSMITLGYIYIS
- a CDS encoding alpha amylase C-terminal domain-containing protein; this translates as MDKKYDYQWEYLYDNQKPMKDLSLWDSNFGVKIIERDVLGVASKVKLSLLIDNSNLDIFVVGNFNDWGKNDLNKYKLKHDEHSIFAYIVLNNLKHKDEYKFLVVDKQKKFYIQDPAGAYFSDSGNTIFWDFEDPSSYKQEYSFVDTFNRAVKILQTDLPGLVSHFADKKGVCARDVSQKSLYEFIAESSVIDEIKKQGYNSVQFLPFAQSIDGSNWKFRYLVPFQYAIQKNWGNPDEFAYMIDMFHKAGIAVIGDFVLGHLPHKDYNIFGQSCSEHGIHHWKKKDGTYLYLKDETSWGTMRIDFDNNYVRDFFTSSCLHFMKHYKIDGFRIDNVDGIIRYGQNGDGDERPNGRNFLRELNSSIYDYNPSALIHFEAHYYFDDNAKMLVAPIESNPRALGASAYNSSRLTYFFHKDFMFKGGNDISIWRVKHIMEEKEWGRSNSTVADFHNHDAAAGLMAMRCTGAYAYDCMTEGSFSNHIHAVGKIKVMEAIIAFGCEGRILDLAQTFLLQPGTFEHDSSIRWYLTFNQANKALFDFKRDVNLIMDESAFWPVNVRGREYLNVDDKSKVLVIKRESDEGEFIVVINTGGNIIHNYKVGVKSEENYKCVFNSDDLKYAGMGLANYSVELVNRESKNFEVLDREVELASLAPYGVVVLKRVL
- a CDS encoding YbhB/YbcL family Raf kinase inhibitor-like protein; the protein is METLSISTQSFNNGFIPKKYSCDTQNISPQVQIISVPTGTKSLLLVFNDITKSNENHWIVWNIPASTKLIKENEIPENAIIGRNDFGLTNYFGPTNDKTDHNYELKIYALRDFLKFGNNASKEEILNSIKELIIEEAQIIAHYK
- a CDS encoding PspC domain-containing protein, translating into MSRKIKKLYRSKNQRVIAGVCGGFAEYIETDPTVIRLIFILILIVTGILPGIIFYIISAIIIPEK